The following DNA comes from Thermoanaerobaculales bacterium.
CCGACCAGGTCGGGTTCGGCGGCGGCGACCCCCAGGTCGTGTTCACGCCGCACGGCACCGCGATCTTCCTCGACCTCGCCTTCGGCTCGATGAGGGACGACACCGGCCGCGACCGCGGCGGCATGCACGTCTACCGCTCGACCGACGGCGGCCGGACCTGGGAGTCGACCGTCGACATCTGCTGCTCCAACGACCACCCCCAGACCGTGGTCGACACCACCCTCGGCCGGCACGCCGGCCGGATCTACGTCGGCACGCTCTATGGCTACCCGGTGTACACCGTCGGTATCTTCCGCTCCGACGACGACGGCCGCAGCTTCATCGGTCCGGTCGAGGCGGCCAACGGCGGCGGCGAGCTCGGCATCAACGTGGTCGACATCCAGATCTTGAGCGACGGCACTCTGGTGGTGCCCTACGTCGACTTCGAGTTCAAGCCGGAGAAGACGCCGAAGACCGGCTGGACGAGAATGAACATCTGGTTCACCTCCTCGACCGATGGCGGGCTGACGTTCGCCAAGGGAGTGCGCAGCCACGCCATTGAGGTCAACCTCGACGACCCCGCCTGGCGGCAGGGAGCCGGGGTGCCGGCGATCGCGGCCGACTCGTCGGCCGGCACGTTCAGGGATCGCCTCTACATGGCGTGGGCCGACATGCGCTTCGGCGCGCCGAGGATCCTGTTCAGCCGCTCGCTCGACCGCGGCCGCACCTGGACGGAGCCGCGGCTGCTCGACGGCGACGTCCCGGTCGGCAGCCGTCAGTTCATGCCCGAGATGACGGTCAACTCTGCCGGGGTGCTCGGCCTGCTCTGGCTCGACACCCGGGAGCACGCCGAGGACGGTCTGTTCAACGCCTACTTCACGGCCTCGCTCGACGGCGGCGACACCTTCCTGCCGGCGGTCAAGGTGTCCTCGGCGCCGTCGGACCACGACGGCCCGGGCAACGTCGCGCTGTCGCCGGGCGTCTCGACGTACAACGGCAAGCTGCACCTGAGCTTCACCTCGGCGGCGAGCCGCTGGCCGGCGGGCGGCGACTACATCGGCCTCGCCGCCGACCGCACCGGCGCGTTCTGGCCGCTGTGGCCCGACGCGCGCACCGGCACCTTCCAGCTCTACACCGCCAAGCTGCAGGTGGCACAGGCGGTGAAACCGGCGACCAATGCTGCGGTGGACGTGGCCTCGCCTCCCGCTCCCGAGCCGGCGCCCCGCACCTCGATGCCGCTGAACGACCTGGTCGAGCTGGTGTTCGACCCGACGCGCTACGACGGCGAGACCGGCACTGCCGAGATCCCGGTCCGCCTGAAGAACGTCTCGAAGGAGGCGATCTACCCGCCGATCATCCTCGAGGTCATCGGTTTCGGGTTTGACTTTCCCGGCGAGACGGTTGACGAGTCCAAGATCCCAGTGGTGGTTGGGGCCGACAACGGGCAGGCCGGCATCGGCGCCCGGTACGGCTTCGACGACGCGCTCGGCAACCTCGGCGAGCTCGCCGCCGGCGCCATCTCCGGGCCGGTGGTGGTCAAGCTCAAGCTCGCGGACCCGCTCGAGACGCCGGCCGTCCAGCTCGCCGTCACCGGCCAAGTGGATGAGAGATGAAGATCGTGCTCGCATCCGGTGTCGCCTTGACGGCAGTGCTCGGTGTCGGCTGCGGCGGAGCGATCTCGCCCTTCCAAGCGTCGGTGGAGCAGGCGGTCCTCCTCTCGGGGCCGGAGCACGACTGGGAGCCCGCGCTCGCAGTGGGCCCGGACGGAACGGTGTACGTCACTGCGGGCCGTCGTTCTCCGCGGCCGGATGGCGCCGCGGACGGCGCTCCCTTCGAGCAGCGGATCGTCATCTGGCGCTCGCCGGACGCGGGTGCGACGTGG
Coding sequences within:
- a CDS encoding sialidase family protein translates to MRSAFWVLASLLTVAPAVASDAPEIVMGPNILVSRDGDVAHVEPILAVNPRNPANLVGAAITDTRPEGGMACRTYSSLDGGATWSVSDFPDQVGFGGGDPQVVFTPHGTAIFLDLAFGSMRDDTGRDRGGMHVYRSTDGGRTWESTVDICCSNDHPQTVVDTTLGRHAGRIYVGTLYGYPVYTVGIFRSDDDGRSFIGPVEAANGGGELGINVVDIQILSDGTLVVPYVDFEFKPEKTPKTGWTRMNIWFTSSTDGGLTFAKGVRSHAIEVNLDDPAWRQGAGVPAIAADSSAGTFRDRLYMAWADMRFGAPRILFSRSLDRGRTWTEPRLLDGDVPVGSRQFMPEMTVNSAGVLGLLWLDTREHAEDGLFNAYFTASLDGGDTFLPAVKVSSAPSDHDGPGNVALSPGVSTYNGKLHLSFTSAASRWPAGGDYIGLAADRTGAFWPLWPDARTGTFQLYTAKLQVAQAVKPATNAAVDVASPPAPEPAPRTSMPLNDLVELVFDPTRYDGETGTAEIPVRLKNVSKEAIYPPIILEVIGFGFDFPGETVDESKIPVVVGADNGQAGIGARYGFDDALGNLGELAAGAISGPVVVKLKLADPLETPAVQLAVTGQVDER